AGCAGCAGTATGGTGAAGGGCTGGCGCGCGCCGTGCAAGATAGCCTGAAAAAAGCCAATGGCAATGTGGTGATGTTTGAAGGTGTTACTGCGGGCGATAAAGATTTCTCCACGCTGGTGGCGCGCCTGAAAAAAGATAACGTGGATTTCGTCTACTTTGGCGGTTATTACCCGGAAATGGGCCAGATTCTGCGCCAGGCGCGGGCGGCCGGTCTGACCACCAAATTCATGGGGCCGGAAGGCGTGGGTAACTCCTCGTTGTCTAACATCGCGGGTGCCGCCTCTGACGGCATGCTGGTGACACTGCCGAAACGCTACGATCAGGTTCCGGCTAACCAGCCGATTGTCGATGCGCTGAAAGCCAAAAAACTCGACCCGACCGGCCCGTTTGTGTGGACCACCTATGCCGCGTTGCAGTCGCTGAGCACCGCAATGCAGCGCACCGGTAGCACCGAGTCAGCCAAGCTGGCAGCAGATTTGAAAGCCAAGTCTGTCGATACGGTGATGGGCCCACTGAGCTGGGACGAAAAAGGTGACCTGAAAGGGTTTGAATTTGGCGTATTTGAGTGGCATGCAGACGGTACGTCTTCTCCGGCGAAATAATTTCCGGCGAAGTCATTAACCCGCTGTATTACTCTCTATACCTATGCCCCTGTAGCCGTGAGGTTGCGGGGGCAATGTCTAAGGTTAAGGTATGTCCGAGCAGTTCCTCTATTTCCTTCAGCAAATGTTCAACGGCGTGACGTTGGGCAGCACTTACGCGCTGATTGCGATTGGTTACACCATGGTTTACGGCATTATCGGCATGATTAACTTCGCCCACGGCGAGGTGTACATGATCGGTAGTTATGTCTCTTTCATCGTGATTGCCGCGTTGATGATGATGGGCATTGACACCAGTTGGTTGCTGATAAGCGTGGCGTTTATTGCCGCTGTGGTGATTTCCAGCGCTTATGGCTGGAGCATCGAACGCGTGGCCTATAAACCGGTGCGCAGCTCTAAGCGACTGATCGCGTTGATTTCCGCCATTGGTATGTCGATTTTCCTGCAAAACTACGTCAGCCTGACGCAGGGGTCGCGCGATGTGGCGCTGCCAAGCCTGATTCACGGCCAGTGGGTGTTGGGTGAAAGCAACGGCTTTGCTGCCACGCTCTCTGCCATGCAGCTCACTATCTGGATTGTCACCTTCCTGGCGATGCTGGCGCTGACGCTGTTCATCCGTTATTCCCGTATGGGCCGCGCCTGTCGCGCCTGTGCGGAAGACCTGAAAATGGCCAGCCTGCTCGGTATCAGTACCGATCGCGTTATTTCGCTGACCTTCGTTATCGGCGCGGTCATGGCAGCGGTAGCCGGGGTGCTGTTAGGTCAGTTCTATGGCGTGATTAACCCCTACATCGGTTTTATGGCCGGGATGAAAGCGTTTACCGCCGCGGTACTGGGCGGCATCGGCAGTATTCCGGGGGCGATGATCGGCGGTTTGATTCTGGGGATTGCCGAGTCGCTGACGTCTGCCTACCTCAGCACGGAATATAAAGATGTGGTCTCCTTCGCGTTACTGATTGGCGTGCTGTTAGTGATGCCGACCGGGATTCTGGGCCGACCGGAGGTGGAGAAGGTATGAAACTGCATACGCTGGTTAATGCCGTTGTATCCGCGCTGGTGCTGCTGGTGCTGGCGACATTCCTGATGGGGATGCAACTGAGTCTGGACGGCACTCGTCTGGTGGTGCACGGCGCGGAGAAAGTGCGCTGGATGTGGATTATCGCCGCTTGCGTGCTGGTGTTTTTCTTTCAACTGCTGCGCCCGATGCTTGCCCGTGGTGCGAAGAAACTCTCTGGCCCCGGTTTTGTTCTGCCAGGATTTGATGGCAGCACACCTCGTCAGAAGTGGCTGGCGCTGGCGTTGATTGCCGTTGCGATTATCTGGCCGTTCGTGGTGTCGCGCGGCACGGTAGATATCGCCACGCTGACCATGATTTATATCATGCTGGGCCTTGGCCTGAACGTGGTGGTGGGGCTGTCTGGCTTGCTGGTGCTGGGCTACGGCGGTTTTTACGCCATTGGTGCGTACACCTATGCGCTGCTCAGCCACTATTACGGGCTGGGTTTCTGGCAGTGCCTGCCGCTGGCGGGGCTGACGGCGGCGCTGTCCGGCTTCCTGCTCGGGTTCCCGGTACTGCGCTTGCGCGGTGACTATCTGGCGATTGTAACGCTGGGTTTTGGCGAAATTGTGCGTATTTTGCTGCTCAATAACACCAGTTTTACCGGCGGCCCGAACGGTATCAGCCAGATCCCGAAACCGACCTTTTTTGGCCTGGAATTTAACCGTGCGCCGCGCGAAGGCGGTTGGGACACGTTCCATCACTTCTTTGGCCTGAGCTATGACCCCAGCGACCGCATTATTTTCCTCTACATGGTGGCGCTGCTGCTGGTGCTGTTGACGCTGTTTGTGATTAACCGTCTGCTGCGTATGCCGCTCGGCCGCGCCTGGGAAGCGCTGCGTGAAGATGAAATCGCCTGTCGTTCGCTCGGCCTGAGCCCGACCAAAATCAAGCTGACGGCCTTTACCATCAGCGCGGCGTTTGCCGGGTTTGCCGGTACGCTGTTTGCCGCCCGTCAGGGGTTTGTCAGCCCGGAATCCTTCACCTTCGTCGAATCGGCATTTGTGCTGGCGATTGTGGTGCTGGGCGGGATGGGCTCGCAGTTTGCGGTGATCCTGGCGGCCATCCTGCTGGTAGTGTCACGCGAGCTGATGCGTGATCTGAACGAATACAGCATGCTGGTGCTGGGTGCCCTGATGGTGCTGATGATGATCTGGCGGCCACAAGGGTTACTCCCGATGCAGCGCCCGCAGATGAAGCTACAGATTAAGAAGAAGGAAGAGCAGGCATGAGTCAGCCATTATTGTCAGTCCGGGGCCTGATGATGCGCTTTGGCGGCCTGCTGGCGGTGAATAACGTTGAGCTGGATTTGCATCAGGGGGAAATCGTCTCGCTGATAGGCCCGAACGGTGCCGGTAAAACCACGGTATTTAACTGCCTGACCGGCTTTTATCGCCCGACCGGTGGCACCATTGTGCTGCGCGACCAGCATCTGGAAGGCTTGCCGGGGCAGCAGATTGCCCGTATGGGTGTGGTGCGTACCTTCCAGCATGTGCGCCTGTTCCGTGAAATGACGGTGATTGAGAACCTGCTGGTGGCGCAACATCAGCACCTGAAAAGCGGAGTCTTTGCCGGTTTGCTCAAAACACCGGCGTTTCGTCGTGCCGAGGCGGATGCGCAACAACGCGCCGCCGTCTGGCTGGAGCGCGTCGGGTTGCTGGAACTGGCCAACCGTCAGGCCGGTAATCTGGCCTATGGCCAGCAGCGCCGTCTGGAAATTGCCCGCTGCATGGTGACGCGCCCGGAATTGCTGATGCTCGATGAGCCGGCTGCCGGGCTGAACCCGAAAGAAACCGATGAGCTCAATGCATTGATCCTCGATTTGCGCGACAACCATCGGGTGTCAGTGCTGCTGATTGAGCATGATATGAAGCTGGTGATGGGGATCTCTGATCGTATCTATGTGGTCAATCAGGGTACGCCGCTGGCGAACGGCACTCCGGCTGAAATTCGCAACAACCCGGATGTTATCCGCGCATATCTGGGTGAAGGATAAAACGCTATGTTGTCATTGAATCAGGTTTCTGCCCATTACGGCAAAATTCAGGCGCTGCATCAGGTCAGTCTGCACATTAATCAGGGTGAAATCGTGACGCTGATTGGTGCCAACGGCGCGGGTAAAACCACGCTGCTCGGCACGCTGTGCGGCGAGCCGCGCGCTTCTGAAGGGTCAATTGTTTTTGACGGCAAAGACATCACCGACTGGCAAACAGCACGCATTATGCGTGAGGCGATTGCCATCGTGCCGGAAGGCCGTCGCGTGTTTTCCCGCATGACGGTGGAAGAGAATCTGGCGATGGGCGGCTTTTTTGCCAGCCGTGAGCAGTATCAGGAGCGTATTGCGCGCGTCTACGACCTGTTCCCGCGTTTGCATGAACGCCGCGCCCAGCGCGCGGGCACCATGTCCGGCGGTGAACAGCAGATGCTGGCCATCGGCCGGGCGTTGATGAGCCAGCCGCGTTTGCTGTTGCTGGACGAACCTTCGCTGGGGCTGGCACCGATCATTATTTTGCAGATTTTTGACACCATTGCGCAGTTGCGCGAAGAGGGCATGACCATCTTTCTGGTGGAGCAGAACGCGAATCAGGCCTTGCGCCTGGCCGATCGCGGTTACGTGCTGGAGAACGGTCATGTGGTGCTGGAAGATACCGGAGACGCTTTGTTAGCTAACGAAGCCGTGCGTTCTGCCTATCTTGGTGGTTAAATTACTGTTCATGTGACACCTTATCGGGCCGGGTTCTACCGGCCCGTTTTTCTATTATCTTGTTAAAAATAAGTGAGATTCGACATGTCAACGAATGGGTTACTGGCGCAGCGTATGGCGCGCCTGAAAAGCTCCGCGATTCGTGAATTGCTAAAACACAGCAAAATGGACGGCGTGATTTCGTTGGCGGGCGGCATTCCTTCTGACGTGTTATTTGATTTCCAGGGACTCAATGAAGCGACCCAGCGGGCGATCACCGAACAGCCGAAATCGGCGTTTCAGTATGGCCTGACTGAAGGCAGCCCGTTGCTGCGTGAGCGTATCGCTGAGCTGTGTGCGCTGCGTGGCGTTGACACGCAGGCGCAGGACATTGTGGTGACGGCGGGTTCCCAGCAGGCGCTGGATCTGGTGATGCGCGCCACCGCCAACCCGCAGGATATCTTTGTGGTGGAGCGCCCGACCTATCTGGCGGCACTGCAAACGCTGGAGCTGGCGGAAGCGCAGGTGATGTCGGTATCGTCCGATGAAGACGGCATGGTGGTCGATGAGCTGGCTGCACTGCTGGAAACCACCCGTATCAAGGGCGTTTATCTGGTGCCGAATTTCGGCAACCCGAGCGGCGTCACCCTGAGCGAAGCGCGTCGTCGTCAACTGGTGGCGCTGGCTGCCCGTCACGACTTCCTGATTGTGGAAGATGATCCCTACGGTGAGCTGCGTTTTACCGAAGCGCGCCATGCCACCCTTTATCAACTGGCTAAAGAGGCCGGGCAGGCCGACCGCGTGGTCTATACCTCATCGTTTTCTAAAATTCTGGCACCGGGACTGCGTCTGGGCTGGGCGATTTTGCCTGAGTGGCTGGTACATAAAGTGGCCATTATTAAGCAGGCGGCCGATCTTCACGCCAGTTCGCTGTCTCAGACTATCGTTGAATACTATCTGGAAACCGGGCGCTTACCGGCGCAGATTGACAAAATTCGTCAGGCGTATCGCCGCAAAGGCGAGCTGTTGTCGGAACTGGTGGCGCATGAGCTGGGCGATGTGATGAGCTTTAACCAGCCGAAAGGCGGCATGTTCCTGTGGGCGCGTTTCCGCCAACCGTTCGATACCACCGCCTGGCTGGAAAAAACGCTGGCGCAGGGCGTGGTGTTCGTGCCCGGCGAGTTTTTCTTCGCCGATACGCCGGATCGCTCAACGCTGCGCCTGTCGTTTGCGACCGCCACCGAAGCGCAGATGCATGAGGCAGTGGCCCGCCTGCGCCGCGCGCTGTAACGAGCGGTGTCACCGATAATAACTGCTGCCATCCGGCAGCGGTTAGTCAGACGGCGCAAGGTTCCGGGCGGTGTGCCTGGCTGCTGCTGGCAGGCTGCGAGGTGGCGATACGGTTCACCAGCCGGCCAATGCCGCTGATTTCCACTTCCACCACATCGCCTTCGCGCATAAACAGCGGCGGCGTGCGCTTTTTACCTACCCCACCCGGTGAGCCGGTGATAATCACATCGCCGGGCGACAGCGGGGTAAACCGGGAAATGTACTCAATTAATTCCGCCACGGATCGCACCATGTTGCCGGTGTGGTCATTTTGTACCTGGTTGCCGTTCAGGTAGGTGCTGATGGCCAGTTGTTGCGGGTCGCCTATCTCATCGGCCGTGACCATCCAGGGGCCAAAGCCACCGGTGTGACGCCAGTTTTTACCGGAAGTGAACCAGGTGTACTGCATGTCGCGTACCGAGCCGTCCATAAAGCAACTGTAACCTGCCACCACCGATAATGCCGTTTCGCGGCTAACGTTGTCAGCGTGTTTGCCGATGATCACCGCCAGTTCGCCTTCGTAGTCAAATTCGTTGGTGGAGTGCGGTTTTAGCAGCGGTTGCTGATGGCCGCTCAGGGTGTCGGCAAAGCGGATAAACAGCGTCGGCGCATCAGTGGTTTGTTCAAATTCGATGCGTTTTTCCATGTAATTCATGCCGACGCACAGGATTTTTGACGGCCGTTCAATGACCGGCAGATAGGTCACTTCATCGAGGAAAAAATCGGCCCCGCTGTGTTGAGGCAGGCCGGTCAGCCCATCGGCCCGCAGCAAGGAGCCCAGATCGCTAAAGCGCCCGGACAGACGGCGGCCCAGGTCGATAAGCCCGTTACCGTTTACCATGCCGAAGGTTTTCGCACCGCTTTGCGGGTTGATAAAACTCGCCAGTTTCATACGTGTGTTCCATTGCTAAACACCGGGGCGATGGGCTCAGGTTTATCGCGCATCGCCAGCCGGTGCGGGTTGTTATTTGATAAAGCGGATCTGTTCGTTGATGTCGGCGATGATCGGCACTTTACGCTCGTTATAGGTCGCCTTATTTTGCTCAAACAGGTTGTTGCCGTGGGTGTCGATAGAGATGATTAACGGGCCGAAGACCTTCACCCGGTTAACCCACAGCGTTTCCGGCATACCCAGATCGCGCCACTGGGCATCTTCGATTTCCTCGACACAGGTGGCCGCCAGCACCGCACAGCCGCCGGGGAACACCGCGTGTACCGCCTTGAATTGCTGGCAACCGGCTTCGGTGTTTGGCCCCATGCCGCCTTTGCCGACAATCAGCTTCACGCCGGTCTGTTCGATAAACTCTTTTTCGAATTTCTCCATGCGCATACTGGTGGTCGGGCCGATGGAAATCATGTCGAAGCTGCCGTCTTCTTTTTCCACCACAATCGGGCCTGCGTGCAGGATGGCACCGCCTTTGAGATCGACCGGCAGTTCACGTCCCAGTTCAATCAGGCGGCGATGCGCCACATCGCGGCAGGTGACTAAGGTGCCCGTCAGGTACACCACATCGCCAATGTTCAGATCCGCCAAATCTTCATCTTTGATGGGCGTGGTCAGGATTTTTTTCATAATACGGCACCTTCGTGAGACAGGATTTCATAGGATAAATCGGCACTGAAACGGATAGCGCCGCGACGGTGAGCCCAGCAACCGGTAGAAACGGCAACGCCGATGGTGGACGGGTGGCGTGCGGAAGACTCAATGTTGACCCCCATGACGGATGACGCACCACCAAGACCCTGCGGCCCAATACCGACCTGATTCAGGCCGTCTTCCAGCAGTTTTTCCATTTTGGCGGCATCGGCGTTCGGGTGTGAGGAGTCAACCGGGCGCAGAATGGCCTTTTTCGACAGGCGGGCGGCGGTTTCCACCGAGGTGGACACGCCCACGCCGACCAGCAGCGGCGGGCAGGCGTTCACGCCGTAAGAGGTAATCACATCAAAGACAAACTGGTTAACGCCTTCGTAGCCCTGGCCCGGCATCAGCACTTTGGCGGCACCCGGCAGTGAGCAGCCGCCACCGGCCATATACACTTCAATGGTGCAGTGGTCGTCGTCAGGGATAATTTCCCAGTCCAGCCACGGAATGCGTGAGCCGGTGTTGGTGCCGGTATTTTTCTCGATAAAGGTTTCTACCGCATTGTGGCGCAGCGGCGATTTTTTAGTGGCTTCCAGCGTCGCCTGCTGTAACACATGTTCCAAATCACCGAGGAACGGGAAGCGCGCGCCAACCGTAATAAAATATTGAATAACGCCGGTGTCCTGGCAGCAGGGGCGGTCAAGCTTGTCTGCCTGTTTCTGGTTTTCGAACATCGAGTCGTAGACCACTTTCGCCAGCGGGCTGTCTTCTTTCGCGCGCAGCTCGTCGAGCTTTTTGATGACATCGGTCGGGAGCCGTTTACCGACATAGCCGGTAAAGCGGGTCATGACATCAATCAGTTCCGATATGGATTCAGTATTCACAATAACCTCCGGGTGTAAGAGCCTAATGGGGCAGGCCTCTAAAAATGTGGTAAGGGTGCGATGGCATCAGGCCAGCGACGTTTTCATGACCTTACGTTTGCGGTTGACTTCAATCAGCAGCGTCAGCAGTGCCGAGAGCAGCAGCAAACCGGCAATGGCGTAGAGTGCGAGCGAGAAATCACCGGTTTTCTCTTTTAGCCAGCCGATGACGGCCGGGCCGAAAAAGCCGCCCAAATTGCCGATAGAGTTAATCGCAGCCAGGCCAGCGGCCGCTGCCGGGCCGGATAAAAACAGTGACGGGATGCTCCACAACGGCGGTTTGCAGGAGTAGATACCGATGCTCGCCAGCACCAGCGCCAGCATGGCAAGGCCCAGTGAATGCACCGAACCGGCCAGCACGAAGCCGAGGCTTGCCAGCACACAGGCGCTGACCACATGCCAGGTGCGCTCACGGGTGGCATCTGAATGGCGGGCCCAGAAAATCATGGTGACAACAGCAATCGCTGCCGGAATCGCATTAATAAAGCCAATTTGCAGCGTGGTTAAACCGAAAGATTTAATAAATTGCGGTGACCAGATATTTAATGAATACAACCCAGCGGAAGTGCCGAAATAAACCAGTGCTAAGGTTAATACGCGAATATCCGTCAACCCTTTCAGTGCGCTGGTTTTGGTTTCACTGCTTCTGGCCGCTTTTTCTTCTTGCAGCGTGGTGGTCAGCCATTGTGTTTGTTCCTGATTTAACCAGGTGTTTTTTTCCGGTTTATCATTCAGATAAAAGAAAGTGAAAATACCCAGTAAAATCGCCGCAGCGGAATCCATTAAAAACATGAACTGCCAGCCGGTTAGTCCCATTATTCCATGGAAGCTGAGAATAGTGCCCGCCAGCGGTGAGCCCAGCATGGAAGAAATAGGCGCTGCGGCCATGAAAAAGGCGATGACCTGCGCACGGCGTTTGGAAGGGAACCAGGTGCTGAGATAAAGAATGATGCCAGAGAAGAACCCGGCCTCAGCCACGCCAAGGAAAAAGCGCAGAATATAAAAGCCGGTCACGGTTTTGACTGATATCATGCAAGCCGCGACAATGCCCCAGCTTATCATGATGCGTGCCAGCCAGATACGCGGGCCAACTTTTTGCAGAATAATATTCGAGGGAACATCAGTAAAAAAATAACCAATAAAAAACATGCCTGCGCCAATTCCAAATACGGTAGAGGAAAAGCCCAGATCCTGATTCATGGTGAGTGCGGCAAAGCCAATATTAATGCGATCAAAGAAAGCGATAAAATATGCGAACATCACAAAAGGCACTATTCGCCAGGTTATTTTTTTGAGAGTTTCTCGCTCAATGTCTTTTTTCATTTTGCGTTCCAGATTAATAAAGCAGGGTAAGAAGAAATAACGTCGGGCAAGACGATGACTGTGAGATAAACAGGCAGGAGAACTATGCGGTCAGCGGTGTTTTTGATCATCCCTCTGCGTTTATATAAATAATTTGTATAATTCGCAGAGGTAGAAAAAGCGGAAAGTGAAAAATGATCGCAATCAATATTGCGGTGGTTTTTATTGTGACCGGTGTCGCTATTTCTGCGGTTATTAGAAAATACCGTTACCAGATACTGAGAAACGATGTTTCCCATTCTGTGATAAAGATCAGCTATAACGCAAACAACATGGCCTTCCGGTTGTTCAGAAAAAAAACAGCGTTATGATTTATGCAAATTTTTCACATATACCCAAAATAATTCGAGTTGCAGGAAGGCGGCAACCGAGTGAGTCCCCAGGAGCTTACTTAAGTAAGTGACTGGGGTGAGTGACAAATCTGCCGGGAGCAGATTTGAACGCAGCTCGCTGCGGCCCTGAAAGGGCGAGGCCCAAGGATGGGTCGAGTAATGAAGCCAACGCATCTGCAACTTGAAGGATGACGGGTATAATCGCCAGAGGAAGACAATGGAGCTTAACCAACTGCGCTGTTTTATTGCTGTGGCGGAAACCCTGCATTTCGGCCATGCCGCCCAGCGGCTGGACATGCTGCCTTCCGCGCTCGGGCGGCACATTCGCCTGCTGGAAGAGGGGCTGGGGACACGGCTGTTTATTCGCTCCACCCGCAATGTGGCGCTCACGCCGGATGGACAAACGCTGCTGGAAGAAGGCCGGGTGTTGCTGGCGAGCGCCGATGCGCTGGCGGCACGCTTTCGCAGCCAGGGGCGGCTGAATGCCAGCACCCTGCGGCTGGGGGCGATTGACAGTGCGGCTATCGGCCTGGTGCCGCATTTGCTGCCTATTTTTCGTCAGGTACACCCGGAAATTGATGTACAGATTTATGAGGATAAAAGCTCTCGTCTGTTACCGAGGCTGAAATCGGGTCGGCTGGATTTGATTTTTATTCGCCCGCCACCGCAGTGCGATCCGTGGATGACGATGCGATTTCTGTTGTACGAAAACGTGGTGCTGGCGATTGCCCGGCATCATGAGCTGGCGAGTCGTCAGGACGTGAGTATTCACGAACTGGCCGCTTTGCCGCTGATTGTGCCTGAACGGCGCTCACGCCCGCACAGCCATGATCTGACGATGAATTTGTTTGTTGAGGCGGGCCTGAAACCTTACGTTGTGCAAAAAGCCGATGAGAAACAGACCATTATTAATATGGTGGCAGCTGAGGTAGGTGGGGCGATCATGCCGCGCTGGGTGTCGCGTATGTCGGTGCCGAATGTGCGTTTTATTCCTATTCGTCGCCAGAATGACTCTTCCTGCAATGGGTTGCCGCTGGCAGCGGCCTGGATGAGTCAGGGACGGGATAGCGCACGCGATGCGATGCTGGCGATTCTGGAGCGGGAACTGCCACAGATAGCGCGCCAGTTCTGAATGGTCGCGGCTTATCCGGGCAGTGGCTAAATTTCAGGTTGCCGTTGCGGTTTAACCCGCCATCAAGGGGGAAAGCCGCGACCGGGCAACCTGATGGGTTCCCTGCATTCAATCTATTCCCCGCCTTCAATGCATGATGGCCTGATGACGGCGGTTTTCCAGGCCGACCAGCGCGTTTTGGGCTGCCATATCAAGCCGTTGACGGGAAATCATGTCTTCGACGACAAACACTTTAATCAAATCAACCAGGTGTGCTGCCTGGCCACTCAGGCTATCTGTCGCCGTGGCCGATTCCTGTACCAGGGCGGCGTTCTGATGCGTGACCTGATCAAGCTGGGCAACGGCGGTGTTGATTTGTGAAATCCCCAGTTGCTGTTCACTGGTTGAGATGCTGATTTCATTGATCAACTGCGCAACCTGACGGGTTTGCTCCAGAATATCCTCCATGGTGCTGCCCGCATGGGTGACGAGATCGGCACCCGAGGCAATTTTTTGCACACTGGCGGTGATCAGGGTTTTGATGTCGTGTGCGGCACTGGCGGAGTGCTGTGCCAGCGATCGCACTTCGCTTGCAACCACCGCAAACCCTTTGCCCTCTTCACCGGCACGAGCGGCTTCCACACCGGCGTTCAACGCCAGAATGTTGGTTTGAAAGGCAATGCTGTCAATGAGTTGAATGATATCGACGATTCTCTGCGAGCTGCTGCTGATGTCGTTCATCATGGTAACAACATGATGAAAGACTTCGTTGCCGTTTTGCGCCGTCCGGGTGGCGGTATTGGCCAGTTCCGTGACGTGTTTGACGATTTCCACATTATGACTGACCGCATTACTGATTTGCTCCATCGAGGCGGCAGTTTGTTGCAGACTGGCGGCTTGTTCCTCGGTGCGCTGGCTTAAATCGCTGGTGCCGCTGGCGATTTCACTTGAGCCCAGGGCGATGGATTGGCTGCTCTGGCGTACCTGATCGACGATGTGGCACAGGTTTTGGCGCATCACCTCAATGGCGGCCAGCACGCTGTGGGTGTCGTTTTCTTTGAGCGCGATGTTGATGGCCAGGTTGCCTTGTGCAATTTGCTGTGCGATATACGCCGCTTCAGCCGGTTCACCACCGAGTTTGCCTTTGACCTGTCGGGTAATAAACCAGGCAATGAGGCTGCCCAGCACCAGCGCCATGATGGTTAGCATAAACATGATATTGCCGGAGTCACCGGCCAGATCGACCGAACCGGCAGCTAACTCATTGGTCTTATTCTTCTGATAAATAATGATGTCGTCGATTGCTTCCATAAGCTTAACTTGTGCTGGTTTAAAGTCGTTGAGGATCACGCTTTTGGCTTCTTCAGTGCGATTAGCTAGGCCAAGATCAATCACTTTTTTCAGCGCGGCGATGGCGGCTGGCCGTGCATCTTCCAGCGCTTTTAATAGCGTTTTCGCTTCGGATGAGACTGTGACGGCGCTGTAGCGCTGAAGCAGGGCTGTACTGCTGGCAACCGCCTCATCAATCCGCTGTTTTTCCGCCTGCTTCTGTACAGGGTCAGATGACAACACTAAATCGCGTGCAGCGTTAGTCACGGTCATGATGTTGCTTTGATAGGTCTCCATCATGATAAGTTTAGGCACGCGATTATCAGATAACTCTTTGATATTGCCGGTTAACTGCCAAAGCTGTATGCGGCCGAATCCGGCAACGATAAAGCCAATAAGAATGACAATGGCGAAGCTGGAGCCCAGCATGGTGCTCAATTTCATATTATTAAATTTGTTCATAAAATCCCCTGCCTGTGTGATGCAACGGTCTGAGCCAGAATGAAAAGGTGTATGACGTCAGCGCAACGGAGTGCAGATGCCGGTATACCCGTTAACGTTCACCCTGTTTTTTATATCAGCCTCGGCCGAGGCTGGCTTTTTCACAGAGAACACCGCCC
This sequence is a window from Dickeya aquatica. Protein-coding genes within it:
- a CDS encoding MFS transporter; translated protein: MKKDIERETLKKITWRIVPFVMFAYFIAFFDRINIGFAALTMNQDLGFSSTVFGIGAGMFFIGYFFTDVPSNIILQKVGPRIWLARIMISWGIVAACMISVKTVTGFYILRFFLGVAEAGFFSGIILYLSTWFPSKRRAQVIAFFMAAAPISSMLGSPLAGTILSFHGIMGLTGWQFMFLMDSAAAILLGIFTFFYLNDKPEKNTWLNQEQTQWLTTTLQEEKAARSSETKTSALKGLTDIRVLTLALVYFGTSAGLYSLNIWSPQFIKSFGLTTLQIGFINAIPAAIAVVTMIFWARHSDATRERTWHVVSACVLASLGFVLAGSVHSLGLAMLALVLASIGIYSCKPPLWSIPSLFLSGPAAAAGLAAINSIGNLGGFFGPAVIGWLKEKTGDFSLALYAIAGLLLLSALLTLLIEVNRKRKVMKTSLA
- the ttdA gene encoding L(+)-tartrate dehydratase subunit alpha translates to MTRFTGYVGKRLPTDVIKKLDELRAKEDSPLAKVVYDSMFENQKQADKLDRPCCQDTGVIQYFITVGARFPFLGDLEHVLQQATLEATKKSPLRHNAVETFIEKNTGTNTGSRIPWLDWEIIPDDDHCTIEVYMAGGGCSLPGAAKVLMPGQGYEGVNQFVFDVITSYGVNACPPLLVGVGVSTSVETAARLSKKAILRPVDSSHPNADAAKMEKLLEDGLNQVGIGPQGLGGASSVMGVNIESSARHPSTIGVAVSTGCWAHRRGAIRFSADLSYEILSHEGAVL
- the ttdB gene encoding L(+)-tartrate dehydratase subunit beta is translated as MMKKILTTPIKDEDLADLNIGDVVYLTGTLVTCRDVAHRRLIELGRELPVDLKGGAILHAGPIVVEKEDGSFDMISIGPTTSMRMEKFEKEFIEQTGVKLIVGKGGMGPNTEAGCQQFKAVHAVFPGGCAVLAATCVEEIEDAQWRDLGMPETLWVNRVKVFGPLIISIDTHGNNLFEQNKATYNERKVPIIADINEQIRFIK
- a CDS encoding methyl-accepting chemotaxis protein gives rise to the protein MNKFNNMKLSTMLGSSFAIVILIGFIVAGFGRIQLWQLTGNIKELSDNRVPKLIMMETYQSNIMTVTNAARDLVLSSDPVQKQAEKQRIDEAVASSTALLQRYSAVTVSSEAKTLLKALEDARPAAIAALKKVIDLGLANRTEEAKSVILNDFKPAQVKLMEAIDDIIIYQKNKTNELAAGSVDLAGDSGNIMFMLTIMALVLGSLIAWFITRQVKGKLGGEPAEAAYIAQQIAQGNLAINIALKENDTHSVLAAIEVMRQNLCHIVDQVRQSSQSIALGSSEIASGTSDLSQRTEEQAASLQQTAASMEQISNAVSHNVEIVKHVTELANTATRTAQNGNEVFHHVVTMMNDISSSSQRIVDIIQLIDSIAFQTNILALNAGVEAARAGEEGKGFAVVASEVRSLAQHSASAAHDIKTLITASVQKIASGADLVTHAGSTMEDILEQTRQVAQLINEISISTSEQQLGISQINTAVAQLDQVTHQNAALVQESATATDSLSGQAAHLVDLIKVFVVEDMISRQRLDMAAQNALVGLENRRHQAIMH
- a CDS encoding LysR family transcriptional regulator yields the protein MELNQLRCFIAVAETLHFGHAAQRLDMLPSALGRHIRLLEEGLGTRLFIRSTRNVALTPDGQTLLEEGRVLLASADALAARFRSQGRLNASTLRLGAIDSAAIGLVPHLLPIFRQVHPEIDVQIYEDKSSRLLPRLKSGRLDLIFIRPPPQCDPWMTMRFLLYENVVLAIARHHELASRQDVSIHELAALPLIVPERRSRPHSHDLTMNLFVEAGLKPYVVQKADEKQTIINMVAAEVGGAIMPRWVSRMSVPNVRFIPIRRQNDSSCNGLPLAAAWMSQGRDSARDAMLAILERELPQIARQF